In a genomic window of Meleagris gallopavo isolate NT-WF06-2002-E0010 breed Aviagen turkey brand Nicholas breeding stock chromosome 1, Turkey_5.1, whole genome shotgun sequence:
- the IRAK4 gene encoding interleukin-1 receptor-associated kinase 4 isoform X1 produces the protein MSQPITAATYVRSLRYGLLRQLADLLDPQEGWKRLAAAITDPAGESRYSQAHIRRFEAFVQMGKSPTCELLYDWGTTNCTVGDLVDLLIRNQFLAPASLLLPEAVGMAQEVTLPLSSQETLPVHEKQQPIQEKEVTSVKPVLSQNTEKQPSVPPCLSEENSSTQSSNTDFHNFCFRDLENVTNNFDERPESAGGNKLGEGGFGIVFKGYINGRNVAVKKLAAVVDVSAQDLKQQFDQEIEIMAKCKHENLVELLGFSSDGAQPCLVYEYMPNGSLLDRLACLDGTPPISWNTRCEIAQGTASGINFLHDNNHIHRDIKSANILLTDKYVPKISDFGLARASVTFTRTIMTDRVVGTAAYMAPEALRGEITPKSDIFSFGVVLLEVITGLPPVDETREPQLLLSIKDEIEDEEATVEDYVDVKMSDWDATSVHKMYSLADRCLNEKKNRRPNIQMVQQYLQEIKT, from the exons ATGAGCCAGCCGATCACCGCCGCCACCTACGTCCGTAGCCTGCGCTACGGGCTGCTGAGGCAGCTGGCCGACCTCCTTGACCCGCAGGAGGGCTGGAAGCGGCTGGCCGCGGCCATCACCGACCCGGCCGGAGAGAGCAGATACAGCCAGGCGCACATCAG gagaTTTGAAGCATTTGTGCAAATGGGAAAGAGTCCCACGTGTGAATTGCTTTATGACTGGGGAACAACAAATTGTACGGTTGGTGACCTTGTGGATCTGCTGATTAGGAACCAGTTTCTGGCACCAGCAAGTCTTTTGCTTCCAG AAGCTGTCGGGATGGCACAAGAAGTTACATTACctctttcttcacaggaaaCTTTGCCTGTGCATGAGAAACAACAGCCTatacaggaaaaagaagtgaCATCTGTAAAGCCTGTTTTGTCTCAGAACACAGAGAAGCAACCTTCAGTCCCTCCATGTTTaagtgaagaaaacagcagcacacagtCTAGTAATACAG ATTTCCACAATTTTTGCTTTCGTGACTTGGAAAATGTTACAAATAATTTTGATGAACGGCCAGAATCAGCTGGAGGAAATAAGCTGGGGGAAGGTGGCTTTGGCATTGTGTTCAAAGGCTACATCAATGGCAGAAATGTGGCTGTCAAGAAACTTGCTGCT GTGGTTGATGTTAGTGCACAGGATTTGAAACAGCAATTTGatcaagaaatagaaattatgGCAAA GTGCAAACATGAAAATCTAGTAGAATTGCTTGGTTTCTCAAGTGATGGTGCTCAGCCCTGTTTGGTGTATGAATACATGCCCAATGGTTCGCTGCTTGACAGACTTGCTTGTCTG GATGGCACTCCACCAATTTCTTGGAATACAAGGTGTGAAATTGCTCAAGGTACTGCGAGTGGCATCAACTTTTTGCATGACAATAATCATATTCACAGAGATATTAAAAG tgcaaatattttattgacTGATAAGTATGTGCCCAAAATTTCGGACTTTGGACTTGCAAGAGCATCAGTAACGTTCACACGAACCATCATGACAGATAGAGTTGTGGGAACAGCAGCCTATATGGCACCTGAAGCTCTGCGAGGAGAAATAACTCCTAAATCTGATATCTTCAGCTTTGGGGTA gtcTTACTAGAAGTAATAACAGGTTTGCCACCTGTAGATGAAACCCGGGAGCCACAGTTACTg TTAAGTATCAAGGATGAAATTGAGGATGAGGAGGCGACAGTAGAGGATTATGTTGATGTAAAGATGAGTGACTGGGATGCAACTTCAGTTCATAAAATGTATTCACTTGCTGATCGGTgtctgaatgagaaaaaaaacaggaggcCGAACATTCAGATG GTCCAGCAGTATTTACAAGAGATAAAAACGTGA
- the IRAK4 gene encoding interleukin-1 receptor-associated kinase 4 isoform X2, with translation MSQPITAATYVRSLRYGLLRQLADLLDPQEGWKRLAAAITDPAGESRYSQAHIRRFEAFVQMGKSPTCELLYDWGTTNCTVGDLVDLLIRNQFLAPASLLLPEAVGMAQEVTLPLSSQETLPVHEKQQPIQEKEVTSVKPVLSQNTEKQPSVPPCLSEENSSTQSSNTDFHNFCFRDLENVTNNFDERPESAGGNKLGEGGFGIVFKGYINGRNVAVKKLAAVVDVSAQDLKQQFDQEIEIMAKCKHENLVELLGFSSDGAQPCLVYEYMPNGSLLDRLACLDGTPPISWNTRCEIAQGTASGINFLHDNNHIHRDIKSANILLTDKYVPKISDFGLARASVTFTRTIMTDRVVGTAAYMAPEALRGEITPKSDIFSFGVVLLEVITGLPPVDETREPQLLKKWLRKMKRTEKQVVKVFVWNLGSSDAYGILCSLVPTLL, from the exons ATGAGCCAGCCGATCACCGCCGCCACCTACGTCCGTAGCCTGCGCTACGGGCTGCTGAGGCAGCTGGCCGACCTCCTTGACCCGCAGGAGGGCTGGAAGCGGCTGGCCGCGGCCATCACCGACCCGGCCGGAGAGAGCAGATACAGCCAGGCGCACATCAG gagaTTTGAAGCATTTGTGCAAATGGGAAAGAGTCCCACGTGTGAATTGCTTTATGACTGGGGAACAACAAATTGTACGGTTGGTGACCTTGTGGATCTGCTGATTAGGAACCAGTTTCTGGCACCAGCAAGTCTTTTGCTTCCAG AAGCTGTCGGGATGGCACAAGAAGTTACATTACctctttcttcacaggaaaCTTTGCCTGTGCATGAGAAACAACAGCCTatacaggaaaaagaagtgaCATCTGTAAAGCCTGTTTTGTCTCAGAACACAGAGAAGCAACCTTCAGTCCCTCCATGTTTaagtgaagaaaacagcagcacacagtCTAGTAATACAG ATTTCCACAATTTTTGCTTTCGTGACTTGGAAAATGTTACAAATAATTTTGATGAACGGCCAGAATCAGCTGGAGGAAATAAGCTGGGGGAAGGTGGCTTTGGCATTGTGTTCAAAGGCTACATCAATGGCAGAAATGTGGCTGTCAAGAAACTTGCTGCT GTGGTTGATGTTAGTGCACAGGATTTGAAACAGCAATTTGatcaagaaatagaaattatgGCAAA GTGCAAACATGAAAATCTAGTAGAATTGCTTGGTTTCTCAAGTGATGGTGCTCAGCCCTGTTTGGTGTATGAATACATGCCCAATGGTTCGCTGCTTGACAGACTTGCTTGTCTG GATGGCACTCCACCAATTTCTTGGAATACAAGGTGTGAAATTGCTCAAGGTACTGCGAGTGGCATCAACTTTTTGCATGACAATAATCATATTCACAGAGATATTAAAAG tgcaaatattttattgacTGATAAGTATGTGCCCAAAATTTCGGACTTTGGACTTGCAAGAGCATCAGTAACGTTCACACGAACCATCATGACAGATAGAGTTGTGGGAACAGCAGCCTATATGGCACCTGAAGCTCTGCGAGGAGAAATAACTCCTAAATCTGATATCTTCAGCTTTGGGGTA gtcTTACTAGAAGTAATAACAGGTTTGCCACCTGTAGATGAAACCCGGGAGCCACAGTTACTg AAAAAGTGgttgagaaaaatgaagagaactGAAAAGCAAGTTGTGAAAGTGTTCGTGTGGAATTTAGGATCTTCAGATGCTTACGGTATTCTCTGCTCATTGGTTCCAACTCTCTTGTAG